Proteins encoded by one window of Fischerella sp. PCC 9605:
- a CDS encoding YihY/virulence factor BrkB family protein, producing the protein MNLKAVWGLFQETFSEWQKDKASRLAAALAYYTIFSIAPLLIIVIAIAGAVFGEAAASNAIFNQLQGLIGPEGAKVIQNAIANASRPQAGTIASLISIVVLIFGATGLFTELQDALNTIWEVQPKPGKAMKNMVRQRFLSFAMILAIGFLLLVSLVISTVLAALINYFQNLLPGVDFLWQFVNFFLGFAITTVLFGLIFKVLPDAKITWKDVLIGAAITSLLFSIGRYALGHYLGNATFGSTYGAAGSIVVILVWVYYAAQILFFGAEFTQVYARRYGSRIVPADYAMPLSESDRLQQGMKANSTTNTQTSSSESIASSLRRFAGAKRLKRKPKNRR; encoded by the coding sequence ATGAATTTAAAAGCGGTTTGGGGACTGTTCCAAGAAACATTTAGTGAATGGCAAAAAGATAAAGCGTCGCGGTTGGCGGCTGCATTAGCTTATTACACGATTTTTTCTATTGCTCCATTGCTGATTATTGTAATTGCGATCGCCGGTGCGGTATTTGGGGAAGCAGCGGCAAGTAACGCAATTTTCAACCAACTTCAAGGTTTAATTGGCCCTGAAGGCGCAAAAGTTATTCAAAATGCAATTGCAAATGCTAGCCGGCCGCAAGCAGGGACTATCGCTTCACTTATTAGTATTGTTGTTTTGATTTTTGGTGCTACTGGTTTATTCACAGAGTTACAAGATGCTCTCAATACTATTTGGGAAGTGCAACCCAAACCAGGAAAAGCCATGAAAAACATGGTTCGCCAACGCTTTTTATCGTTTGCGATGATTCTGGCGATTGGCTTTTTATTGCTAGTATCCCTGGTGATTAGTACGGTACTGGCAGCGCTGATTAACTATTTTCAAAATCTATTACCAGGTGTTGATTTTCTTTGGCAGTTTGTCAACTTTTTCCTTGGTTTTGCCATTACCACGGTGCTATTCGGGTTAATTTTCAAGGTTTTGCCGGATGCCAAAATTACTTGGAAAGATGTTTTAATTGGAGCTGCGATTACCTCGTTGTTGTTCTCCATCGGTAGGTATGCACTGGGACATTATCTGGGTAATGCTACTTTTGGCTCTACCTACGGAGCAGCTGGTTCAATAGTGGTTATCCTTGTTTGGGTTTATTATGCTGCTCAGATATTATTTTTCGGAGCAGAATTTACCCAAGTTTATGCTCGCAGATACGGTTCTCGTATTGTCCCAGCTGATTATGCCATGCCTTTGAGTGAGAGCGATCGCCTGCAACAAGGAATGAAAGCAAATAGCACCACCAATACTCAAACATCTTCCTCCGAATCGATCGCTAGCTCTCTGCGGCGCTTTGCTGGTGCTAAACGCTTAAAAAGGAAACCAAAAAATCGCCGCTAA
- the purB gene encoding adenylosuccinate lyase, producing the protein MIERYTLPEMGNLWTEAYKFKTWLQVEIAVCEAQAELGYIPAEAVEEIKAKANFDPQRVLEIEAEVRHDVIAFLTNVNEYVGDAGRYIHLGLTSSDVLDTALALQLVASLDLLLQHLQALIDAIRQKAKEHRYTVMIGRSHGIHAEPITFGFKLAGWLAEVLRHQERLQILRRTIAVGKISGAVGTYANIEPRVEAIACQKLGLQPDAASTQVISRDRHADFVQQLALVAASIERFAVEIRNLQKTDVLEVEEFFAKGQKGSSAMPHKRNPIRSERLTGMARIIRGHAVAALENVALWHERDISHSSVERVILPDACILTHFMLLETTDLVQNLLVYPENMARNMNVYGGVVFSQRVLLALVEKGITREEAYKIVQENAHTAWNQPEGNFRDLISKDPRVTEKLSPAEIEACFDPQNHLRHLEQVYQRLGI; encoded by the coding sequence GTGATTGAGCGTTATACCTTGCCCGAGATGGGCAATTTGTGGACGGAAGCATATAAATTCAAAACCTGGTTGCAAGTAGAAATCGCTGTTTGTGAGGCGCAGGCGGAATTAGGTTACATTCCAGCCGAGGCGGTTGAGGAAATTAAGGCAAAGGCGAATTTTGACCCCCAAAGGGTATTGGAAATTGAGGCTGAAGTCCGTCACGATGTCATTGCTTTTTTGACAAATGTCAATGAATATGTAGGCGATGCTGGACGCTACATTCACTTGGGTTTAACCAGTTCCGATGTGTTGGATACAGCTTTAGCATTGCAACTCGTTGCTAGTCTAGATTTATTGTTGCAACATCTGCAAGCATTAATTGATGCGATTCGTCAAAAGGCCAAAGAACATCGTTACACAGTGATGATCGGACGTTCTCATGGTATTCACGCCGAACCCATCACCTTTGGTTTTAAGCTAGCGGGATGGTTGGCAGAGGTATTGCGCCATCAAGAACGCCTGCAAATTCTGCGGCGAACTATTGCTGTTGGTAAGATTTCCGGTGCAGTGGGAACCTATGCCAATATTGAACCGCGTGTGGAAGCGATCGCTTGCCAAAAACTCGGACTCCAACCAGATGCTGCATCGACACAGGTAATATCACGCGATCGCCATGCCGATTTCGTGCAACAATTAGCTTTAGTTGCAGCCTCCATAGAACGCTTTGCCGTTGAAATTCGTAACCTGCAAAAAACCGATGTTTTGGAAGTAGAAGAATTCTTTGCTAAGGGGCAAAAAGGCTCCTCGGCAATGCCCCACAAGCGCAACCCCATCCGTTCTGAAAGACTCACAGGCATGGCCAGAATTATTAGAGGTCATGCCGTAGCAGCTTTGGAAAATGTTGCCCTCTGGCATGAGCGGGACATCTCTCACAGTTCTGTAGAACGAGTGATTTTGCCTGATGCTTGCATTTTGACGCATTTTATGCTATTGGAGACAACCGACCTAGTGCAGAACCTGCTGGTTTATCCAGAGAACATGGCGCGGAACATGAACGTCTATGGCGGCGTTGTGTTTAGTCAAAGAGTTCTACTCGCGTTGGTAGAAAAGGGAATTACCCGCGAGGAAGCATATAAAATTGTGCAAGAAAACGCACACACAGCTTGGAACCAGCCAGAAGGCAATTTTCGTGACTTGATTAGCAAAGACCCGCGCGTCACCGAAAAATTGTCACCAGCCGAAATCGAAGCATGTTTTGATCCGCAAAACCATCTGCGGCATTTAGAACAGGTTTACCAAAGACTAGGAATCTAA
- a CDS encoding ATP-dependent 6-phosphofructokinase, with protein sequence MGKCKRIGILTSGGDCSGLNAVIRAVVHCACVQGWEVLGIRQATLGLMARPPQVTKLEIDLVDPLLTSGGTMLGTTNTGDPFAFPMPDGSVCDRSEEIIAGYHQLGLDALIGIGGDGSLAILRRLAQQGGINLVGIPKTIDNDIGITEHAIGFDTAVNIATEALDRLHFTAASHSRVMILEVMGRDAGHIAIAAGIAGGADVILIPEIPYTIDHICSQIKQRQDKGKNYCLIIVSEAVRTQDGETLTMTNRLGQSRYGGIGQYLADQISDRTGTETRVTVLGHIQRGGTASPLDRLVAAAFGVAAVNLIAEAKYDYMVTWQNRQVVSVPIAEAIAQYRAVNPEDTLVKTARGLGIYLGD encoded by the coding sequence ATGGGAAAATGCAAGCGTATTGGCATTCTTACTAGTGGAGGAGATTGCTCTGGTTTGAATGCGGTTATAAGAGCTGTTGTCCATTGTGCTTGTGTCCAAGGTTGGGAAGTACTGGGAATTCGTCAAGCAACTCTGGGATTAATGGCGCGTCCACCGCAAGTCACCAAACTGGAAATCGACTTAGTTGATCCGCTACTAACTTCTGGTGGAACAATGTTAGGAACCACCAACACAGGCGATCCTTTTGCTTTTCCTATGCCTGATGGCAGTGTATGCGATCGCTCCGAAGAAATTATTGCTGGCTACCATCAACTAGGTTTAGATGCTTTGATTGGGATTGGTGGCGATGGTAGCTTGGCTATTTTGCGTCGCTTGGCACAACAAGGCGGTATTAATTTAGTGGGTATTCCCAAAACGATTGATAATGATATTGGCATTACCGAACATGCCATCGGTTTTGATACGGCAGTTAATATTGCCACAGAAGCACTCGATAGGTTACATTTTACCGCTGCTTCTCACAGTCGAGTCATGATTTTAGAAGTGATGGGTCGTGATGCCGGACACATTGCCATTGCTGCGGGAATTGCTGGGGGAGCAGATGTGATTTTAATTCCAGAAATTCCTTACACGATTGACCACATTTGCTCCCAAATTAAACAGCGCCAAGACAAAGGCAAGAACTATTGTTTAATTATTGTTTCTGAGGCAGTTCGTACTCAAGACGGTGAAACTCTCACAATGACAAATCGTTTGGGTCAATCTCGATATGGTGGTATTGGTCAATACTTAGCCGACCAAATTAGCGATCGCACTGGTACGGAAACGCGAGTCACAGTGTTAGGACACATCCAACGGGGTGGAACTGCTTCACCACTAGATCGACTCGTAGCTGCTGCCTTTGGTGTAGCAGCGGTAAATCTCATCGCCGAAGCTAAATATGACTACATGGTGACATGGCAAAATCGCCAGGTTGTCAGTGTGCCAATTGCTGAGGCGATCGCTCAGTATAGAGCTGTTAACCCAGAGGATACTTTAGTCAAAACTGCGCGTGGTTTGGGTATTTATTTGGGAGATTGA
- a CDS encoding DUF4359 domain-containing protein translates to MNTKEQYSTSLDLNHPLPQQAPLHKPSVRILPIIGLLLIPLFLALTNPSQKGYEEYVVWKLKQTTCKQKSLKPETQLSCAFLSNFPYNFSARALSGYIRRENYLFFSIYTTDAFGLRDRSVGISGHYFDWNFPVIVFR, encoded by the coding sequence ATGAACACTAAGGAACAATACTCAACCTCCTTGGATTTGAATCATCCGCTACCTCAGCAAGCGCCTTTGCACAAACCGTCCGTACGAATTCTTCCTATCATCGGTTTGCTACTGATTCCTTTATTTCTTGCACTCACCAATCCTTCTCAAAAAGGCTATGAAGAATACGTTGTGTGGAAATTGAAGCAGACAACATGCAAGCAAAAATCTCTTAAGCCAGAAACACAGTTGTCTTGTGCATTCTTATCGAATTTCCCGTACAATTTCTCCGCACGAGCGCTGAGCGGTTATATTCGTCGCGAAAACTATCTATTTTTCAGTATATATACTACTGATGCTTTTGGTTTGAGAGATCGCAGTGTTGGGATATCCGGGCATTACTTTGACTGGAATTTCCCAGTAATTGTATTTAGGTAA
- a CDS encoding photosystem II S4 domain protein, with the protein MLPREELLKGVENRDTVARVIDQAEQAIKTWEVVLTDFLSPPELAEIQQVFSRLTEVQLLVWGGYPQAERQRIAIARSELPLDISQVAVAALDIAGNFLFDTATHRDFLGAILGTGIIREKTGDIIVLGERGAQAIVVPELVEFLEINLKQVRSVPVKTQRIDLSELKVREPKKKELTTVEASLRLDAIASAGFGMSRSKMVELIDGGDVRVNWKEVTQASSQIKTGDLIAIRGKGRLEVGDIAVTKKDRYRVQLTRYM; encoded by the coding sequence ATGCTACCAAGAGAAGAACTTTTAAAAGGTGTTGAAAATCGAGATACTGTTGCTCGTGTAATCGATCAAGCTGAACAAGCTATTAAAACTTGGGAAGTGGTTTTGACGGATTTTCTTTCTCCCCCAGAGTTAGCGGAAATCCAACAGGTATTTAGTCGGTTAACCGAGGTGCAATTACTGGTATGGGGAGGATATCCGCAAGCAGAACGCCAGAGAATAGCGATCGCTCGTTCCGAACTTCCCTTAGATATATCTCAAGTCGCTGTCGCCGCGTTGGATATTGCTGGTAATTTTCTGTTTGATACTGCTACTCACCGCGATTTTTTAGGGGCAATATTGGGAACTGGCATTATCCGCGAAAAGACGGGGGATATTATTGTACTGGGAGAACGCGGAGCGCAGGCAATTGTCGTACCGGAATTGGTGGAATTTTTAGAGATAAACCTCAAGCAGGTGCGTTCAGTTCCCGTCAAAACTCAGCGCATTGATTTAAGCGAGTTAAAGGTAAGAGAACCAAAGAAAAAAGAATTAACTACCGTCGAAGCTTCCTTGCGACTGGATGCGATCGCCTCTGCTGGCTTTGGCATGTCCCGCAGTAAAATGGTGGAACTGATTGATGGTGGTGATGTACGCGTCAATTGGAAGGAAGTAACCCAAGCTAGTTCTCAAATTAAAACAGGCGATTTAATCGCCATTCGTGGTAAAGGACGTTTAGAAGTTGGGGATATTGCTGTCACTAAAAAAGACAGATATCGCGTTCAACTGACTCGTTATATGTAG
- a CDS encoding SDR family NAD(P)-dependent oxidoreductase, whose translation MPTALITGASAGIGKAFAEELAARNTNLVLVARSEEELNELAKQLREKYHIQVDVIVKDLTEPGATGAVFDFTKEKGLTIDLLINNAGFGDYGDFAEADEERQIKMVQLNVLALVDLTHKFMRLMRERRSGSIINVSSLAAFQPIPYLSVYAASKAFVRSFSEALWAENRQYGIRVLVSCPGPTETNFFTEANFPPELASRTNEVSTVEEVVRETLKALERGDSTVVIGGFSTHLITKLAGIVPRKTLLNILEKQFRV comes from the coding sequence ATGCCAACTGCTTTAATTACAGGAGCCTCTGCTGGTATTGGTAAAGCCTTTGCTGAGGAACTAGCTGCACGCAATACAAATCTTGTTCTCGTCGCTCGTTCAGAAGAAGAATTGAATGAACTGGCAAAGCAACTACGAGAAAAATATCATATTCAAGTTGACGTTATAGTTAAAGACCTCACAGAACCGGGTGCTACTGGTGCTGTGTTTGATTTCACAAAAGAAAAGGGATTAACAATTGATTTATTAATCAACAATGCTGGTTTTGGCGACTATGGAGACTTTGCTGAAGCAGATGAAGAACGGCAAATTAAGATGGTGCAATTGAACGTTTTGGCATTGGTAGATTTAACTCATAAGTTTATGCGCCTGATGCGAGAACGTCGTTCTGGAAGCATAATTAATGTATCTTCTTTGGCTGCATTTCAACCCATACCTTACCTTTCTGTTTATGCTGCCAGCAAAGCTTTTGTTCGCAGTTTTAGTGAAGCATTGTGGGCAGAAAATCGTCAGTATGGTATCCGCGTTCTAGTATCTTGTCCAGGGCCAACAGAAACAAACTTTTTTACAGAAGCTAATTTCCCTCCAGAACTTGCAAGTAGAACAAATGAAGTATCTACAGTAGAAGAAGTAGTGCGCGAAACCCTCAAAGCTTTGGAAAGAGGAGATTCTACAGTTGTCATTGGCGGCTTTAGCACTCACTTAATCACAAAATTAGCTGGTATTGTTCCACGCAAAACTCTGCTGAATATATTGGAAAAACAGTTTAGGGTATAA
- the gatB gene encoding Asp-tRNA(Asn)/Glu-tRNA(Gln) amidotransferase subunit GatB: MTSATTVKTEYEAIIGLETHCQLSTKTKIFSTSSTEFGADPNTNIDPVCMGLPGVLPVLNEKVLEYAVKAGLALNCQIAKYSKFDRKQYFYPDLPKNYQISQYDLPIAEHGWLEIELVDEDGNPVRKRIGITRLHMEEDAGKLVHAGSDRLSGSAYSLVDYNRAGVPLIEIVSEPDLRSGQEAAEYAQELRRIMRYLGVSDGNMQEGSLRCDVNISVRPVGQKQFGTKVEIKNMNSFNAIQKAIEYEIERQIAAVEAGERIVQETRLWEEGTQRTVSMRSKEGSSDYRYFPEPDLAPIEVSDEQLQEWRTQLPELPAEKRRRYEDELGLSTYDARVITEERVTAEYFEAAIAAGANPKAAANWITQDIAAYLNKNKLSITDIALTPTNLADVISRIEKGKISNAQAKQKLTDLLSGVSPEKAFAGQELIADPSVLEPIIDEVIAANPKEVEKYRNGNVNLKGFFVGQVLKKTNKRADPKLTNELVEKKLNA; this comes from the coding sequence ATGACTTCTGCTACGACCGTAAAAACTGAGTACGAAGCAATAATTGGTCTAGAAACCCATTGTCAGCTGAGTACCAAAACCAAAATTTTTTCTACTAGCTCCACAGAATTCGGGGCTGACCCCAATACTAACATCGATCCGGTGTGTATGGGTTTGCCGGGTGTGTTGCCCGTACTCAACGAAAAGGTACTAGAATACGCCGTTAAAGCAGGCTTGGCACTGAACTGTCAAATTGCCAAATATAGCAAATTCGATCGCAAACAATATTTTTATCCTGACCTTCCCAAAAATTATCAAATTTCTCAGTACGATTTGCCCATTGCCGAACACGGCTGGTTAGAAATTGAGTTGGTAGATGAGGATGGAAACCCCGTCCGTAAAAGAATTGGCATCACTCGCTTGCACATGGAAGAAGATGCAGGCAAACTGGTACACGCAGGTAGCGATCGCCTTTCCGGTTCTGCCTATTCTTTGGTAGACTACAACCGTGCTGGTGTACCGTTGATAGAGATTGTCTCGGAACCGGATTTGCGTTCTGGACAAGAAGCTGCTGAATACGCCCAAGAATTACGCCGGATTATGCGTTATCTCGGTGTCAGCGATGGCAACATGCAAGAAGGTTCGCTGCGCTGCGATGTGAATATTTCTGTGCGTCCTGTCGGTCAAAAGCAGTTTGGCACGAAGGTAGAAATTAAAAACATGAACTCGTTCAACGCCATTCAAAAAGCGATTGAATACGAAATTGAACGCCAAATCGCAGCTGTAGAAGCTGGTGAAAGAATCGTGCAAGAAACCCGCCTGTGGGAAGAAGGTACTCAGCGCACAGTCAGTATGCGGAGTAAGGAAGGTTCTAGCGATTATCGCTACTTCCCCGAACCTGATTTAGCACCAATCGAAGTCTCAGACGAACAATTACAAGAGTGGCGAACTCAACTACCGGAACTTCCAGCCGAAAAGCGCCGTCGCTACGAAGATGAGTTGGGTCTTTCAACCTACGATGCGCGAGTTATAACTGAGGAACGCGTTACTGCCGAGTATTTTGAAGCGGCGATCGCAGCGGGTGCTAATCCCAAAGCAGCTGCTAACTGGATTACTCAAGATATCGCTGCTTACCTCAACAAAAATAAACTCAGCATCACCGATATTGCCCTCACTCCTACCAATCTCGCTGATGTCATCAGTCGGATCGAAAAGGGCAAAATTAGCAATGCCCAAGCTAAACAAAAGTTGACCGATTTGTTGAGTGGTGTTTCTCCCGAGAAAGCTTTCGCAGGTCAAGAGTTAATCGCAGATCCCAGCGTGCTAGAACCCATCATCGATGAAGTGATAGCTGCCAATCCCAAAGAAGTAGAAAAATATCGTAACGGTAACGTTAATCTCAAAGGCTTCTTTGTCGGGCAAGTTCTGAAAAAAACCAACAAACGCGCCGATCCCAAGTTGACTAACGAATTGGTGGAGAAAAAGCTAAATGCTTAA